Part of the Echeneis naucrates chromosome 18, fEcheNa1.1, whole genome shotgun sequence genome is shown below.
CTTCTTGAGCAGCTGATAGAGACTCATCCAGACACTTTCACGTACTTTGTGAGCCTTAATTGAAGGGGCCTGCTATTAATTTTACACTTGGAGATTTGTGTATTCATGAGGATGAGCAGCCTGTTAAAACAGTTTTGTCACATCACCTGGCCAAGGATCCCCATATtagactgacagaaaatgaaataaaaaatatgcataaaaCACTGGGTCTAACCAGAGACATTACCAGTCTGCATCAGGATAAGAGGGGTAGAAAATTGCCCCCAATATTAATGAGGTTTGAGGCCAAATCACTGGAGTGATTGAACTGGAGTGAACAGGTATTGCAGGAAGGAGCTTTGTATTCATACACATGACTTCCTGTTCTGCATGCTCATGGCCTTCAGGATAGAAATGTTTGATGGCTGATCCACCACTTTTGTGCAAATTATGTTTGACTTTGATCTTACTTGCATTTATTCCAGAAGCACCCATTGATTTGAAGTtttgagtttgtaatttggaCCTCAGCATCTTGGGTTTTTGAGAGCAGAAGCCATATTTGGCACCTTGCCTTGGTGGACCCTGTCCTCACCTAATGTCAGTTAGGATTGCCCTAAACTATGAGATGTGGTTGGGAGTTTTAATTAGTTGGTGAATGTCCACTTTGATTCAGCAGTTAGACTTCCATGACAAAGATTGTTAAGCGtgagtctgcagctgcagcagaaaggtcGCAGCGCACACACAAGCAATTGATACAGAAAATGAGCCGTAATGTCAAAGATACACGATAGTGCCACAGCCATCAGAGCTCCAGACTAATCTGTTTTCCATCTGTCAGTGGCCTTTCATCAGTGCAGAGTGTTCATATCTATACTTGATTGCCTGCCTCAGACTGGAAATAACACTTTATCAGAGCTAGAGTCTCCACACACATCCACTGTAAGTGACAAGACCCAGAAGTTTCCCGAACTCCTACTGTCAGGTGACTCTCTATAGACCTAAACCACATCATGTGCTCACAAGCTGCATCTGGTACAGTGCACAAAAGGCTGCAACACAACAGACGCACTGCACACATTGCACAGATACactacacaaacatacacttcGCAGATACACAGCACAGTTACACAGCACTCATagtaaaatctaattaatttatGTAGTGCCAAATCAATCAAAGACCAACAACATacgtcaaggcactttacacatcgAGCAAGTCTTTATGCAACTCTTTATGCatttgttaaagagacccaacagatcccccaatgagcaagcacatggtgacagtggcaaggaaaaacttcctttaagaggcagaaacctcaagcagaaccaggctcagggggggcggccatctgcctcgacttTTAAAGGGAaagggggggcagagagagaagcagagacgAGAGAGATGCAGTGAGAAAGAGCATAAAGGGGAGGAAAGGCGGGAGTTTGGAGAAAGAACAAAGGCAAGAGGAGAGTAGATTCCATtggaaatgcaaataaatactgattgaaatgtgcaaaatataAGCAATAGGGTTTATACGGGAAAAAGGGTTTTTGCAGTATCAATGGGAAATTATTAGTAGTGTGTAttgataactaaaggtaactcttgcagcagcaggtactgagcaggaacatttTACATGTTACAAATCATCATCAGAGATGATGATTCAGCACTTGTAAGACGGGGaaaggagggacaaaacacagactacaggaagagacaaagttagtCATacactgcacagacacactccaTAGGTACACTGTAAATATGCACACTGCAACAATGAGTTTTGAGGGCTTTATAGGTGTATTTTTGCACCCTTGGACAGAACCGTCAGCTCCATATTGTGAACCTGAGAATTAAactgcatcttaaaaaaaaaacaacacagacacacagagcaaatacacaaatatgcacaaagATAATAGTGAGTCAAAAAAACTGATACATCAGCTGGGAAGTATTTGTTGTACACCCCTCTTAATCTGAAAAGTCAAAAAGCACTGGGCAACATGAGCATGTCATCCAAGTTAAAATGAACGTGTGTGAAATTCCAGTTGATAAAGTTAATCATTTGTATTCTGACTGTCGTTGtatttttgatatttcactATCACAACACTGTTAAGAGCAGGCATGTGGCACCTGTCCTCTCTGGCATTGCCTTTCCCCTCCCTGCTCTCTTCTTctaacacactgcagcacagagtCCACATCTGAATAGTTATACTGTCTGTGGCTGAAGCTGCTGATTGACAGTTTGGATGTTGTTCATCAAAACTCTTTTGttcaaagtgtgtctgtgttccttCGCCAGGCTGAATCTGCAGGATGAGTTTGTTCTCTCACCACTGGAGGGCAGTGTACACTATTATTCTgagcgtctgtgtgtttgtccagaCTCAACTCAGATACGTTCAAACTTGTCACTGATTTTACTCTAAAACACTCtaagaaattaaattttgtgTGTGATTAGTGTTACACACTGAGTATAATGAAGCTTAGAAAATGATTTATCACAtgcaactaaataaaatgtacagtaACTCAAGGTGCCATGGTTAtgtgaggtcaaaggtgaacATATTAAAATCCTCCATACTCTGGAGAGTTATTATTTATGAGGtcaagttttttgtttattatcttTTGACTGTGCTCCCTCACATGTCATCCAGCTGCTGGAAATACTCACTGCAGCATCAAATGTGGATTAATTGGCTGCTGAAAGTCATTCCCAATGAAGGCATTGTTTGTTAGAGCAGCTTGTCCACTAAGGGTAAGGTTGCTGTTTTAAATACCTGCCTCAAAATGTCCTTCGGCAAGCTGCTAACTCCAGATTGCTGATCAGTATGTGAGTTTGTATGTGGAATGTATTAACTGATGATTGTGGAATGTGGTGTAATGCAATTTGGATGGCCAGTGCCACAAAGAGCTACATAAGTGGAGTGTATTTACCATATCAATCATTTCAAAAGTCCATTCTCATTACCACTTCATATGCCATGTTTCACAAGCAAGTCTACTTGTACTTAAGGTTTAAATGTGGTGTGAGCTTTTTTGTTACTGCACAATAAGCAGCTGGTGTGTTTGACTTTTAACAAGAAGTGCACTCAGAAACAAAAATTTACCATTATGATCTGGGAGAAGATTCGAGGCCCAGGTCCAGGCCCCAGCTTGCTTTACGATTCATCCATGAGTAAGTAACTTTCTATCTGCTGATGTGAAAAGGCTTTAACCTGTTTGTGTTGCTAATCCCAACAAGCTGCATGTAgacatgcagtgtgtgtgtatgattcTCCTGATCTCACTGCTCTTGGCTGACAGCTTGTAGTTCTGCGGAGGGGGCTGGGACTATCTGATGTCAGACGTTCACACATGGAACAATCCACTTCCTCCTTGCCACTGAGCACCAACTGCTCAACAATCAGCCTGAGGAAACCCGACAAAGCACAAACATTGcagcatttttgtgtttccagttgCGAGGGAGGATGAAGTGAGACGGAGAAAACTGCTGCACTGAGACTCAGAAGGCAGCTGGAGGAATGACTCTCCTTGGACTCACACAGAAGCTCCGAGTTGGTCCTCTCACCTGCAACCAAACGGGCAAAAGAAGGAGAATGTGAGTGAGTCTTTAAGACTGACCTGAACTTTCTCTGAGGGAGGAATGTTCTGTATTATCAGGGCATTTCAGAGATTGATGGACGAGCCAGTGTAACATGTACAAACAGCTTTATCACTGTAGGCTTGTTATCACTTGTATCTCTGCATGCCTGATGTGCATGCTCCAAGTTTTAAATCCTCTGTAAATTATTCGTTTCTTATCTGCAGTGAGTAGTGGAGAGGGGTGTGCGATCCTTATACATGCCAATGTCATCGGCAACAGAGGCTCATTAATAAGCTCTGTTCAAGGGGAAGTTCAGAGTGAACAAATTAAGAGTATAAACGTTTCCATTCTCTTTCAGTGCAGCAGCTGGtcatgtgttttattctgtCATTCATGAAAAGATTTATGACTATGTCCCTGTTTGtgtaaattttttgtttgtaccTTAGTCAAAGATCTGAAGAAGGTTGTGCAGGTACTAACATGCACCTGCACAACCTCCTTCTTTAGATGTAGATAAAAGTGGCAGACCTTAGCCCTAAATACAAAAATTTAAGTCGCATCAAGATtcttataaaaatgaaataaaactattcAAATATTCTTAATTCTAAACATTTTGTAGAGAAACATGACGATGATCAAATGGCCAGGACATTTAAGTGGACAAGTCAAGACCTGACAATGTTATTAGTTATGTGGGCTGGTGGGGGGCTACTCTGCCTCAGGGGGGTTGGGTTGAGAGATGAgggacagaggggagagagagagagagattccaGGGACACTTGCCTTTACTGTTGTATTCCAACTGTCAGGCTGGTTGTTATGCTGGTTAATAATAGTCATTCATGATGACAGCAGCAATCAGCGTCAAGTCATAGTGGCAGGATCTGAGTCCTGCAGTTCCAGACTCAGCTGCCTCACTGTATTTAAGGGGACAGGAGTTGCTCAGTGGccaacacagagctgcaggtggACATGAGTGGCATTCAGCAGCTAAACAGACACAAATTTTTTCAGGACATGGTGAATAAAATTAGAATAATTAGCTATTCGGGACCTAGACACACTCACTCAGTGGAAACAGCATCACTAATGGGTATGCCACTAGAAGTCAACAACTATATAAAACAgattgcatttcatttaattccaataaaagctgaagacagacagacagaaaataaagtgtATGGGTTAAAATGAAAGTTAATTTactaaatattaatgttttttaatatataaatatggcAGCAAATGTTGATTATGTCTTCGTTCTTCTTGGTGCGGGGTTTCTTcagtttgtgagtgtgtgccgTGACGCTGGTTTTGACTGGTTCCCCCTGTGTCCAGACTGTCAAGGCTCATAGTGAAATTGCataaacttgattttttttcatttgcaggtTCAGCTTCAGACTTGCCTACATTTTCTCATACAACCTCTTGCAGTTTTGTGGACACACATGGATCCTGGCTAATACCATAGCCAGGTACTTCACATTTGGTCGAGGTGAGCTTAAATATGAGAAGTTTGGACGGACCAGCACTGGTTTAACTCAGCATGGGAATGAGGCATTGCGTCACTGAATGGTAAACTTATTATTGGACATTGCAGATGCCTTAGCAGACACATTCTACTCTGTTGGCTTGGTGATGAGTCTCTGCCAGCTACTCTCCATCCTGGAACTTTTCCATATTGCAGATGGGATTGAGAAAGCCAGACTCCTACCTCGTTTCATACAGGTGAGTAACCTCAGTGAATTTATAAATCCTATGATCAGGTTTACCATCCTAAGACCTTCAGATATTGGACATTTGCTAGACTACGGATGCCATTTTCAGGTGATGGAGAAGAACCTCCTGCTGGTCCTGGTCATCTTGTTGGAGGAGATCCAGGGCAAAccagttgtgtgtgtccagttTTTCTTGTGGAACATTCTGGACCTCTTACGgtacacacactcattttatttcatgccTTCTTGAGCTTCCTAGGACATCTGACAAGACATGTTCATGCAAACTAGCCTGATTTCGATGAATTATCATGCTCATCAGAGGATAAATCAGATTAATTCGCAGcttaaaacaacaaagtaaaTCTTTGAAAAACCAGGAGAGCTGGGCATCATCAGTTCACAACTATAAGCAATGCCTCTGACATTACGGCCATGTAAGTCACTGCAAAATAGAtcataatttaattcatttctctacacagagccaacacaatcaaaagatgaaaaaaaagtttatctaCAGATTGAATACAGTACGTTACTGTATGATACTCTATTCAACATGTGTGCTTTGTGATCGCAGGTACCCACACGAACTGCTGTGTCTGATGGATACACCCTCCACTGCCATGCTGTGGACTCGTTACACACTTTGGATCCCCCTATACGTCCTGTCAGTTGCCACTGAAGGTGACTGGCTGATTAGACAAAAATCAACACATGGATGGAGGCGCCATAAGAGCTTAACTTCACTTTACTGACGCCGCCTCACATCAGAGGTTGTCGTTGTGTAAGGAACGTCAGTGTGTATACAGGAAATGAGTCTGCAAAGTTCAGTTGATGATAAAATGTCAGGAAGTGTGTGAGGAAAGCACATTccagtgagtgagtgtgtgtgagagtgagtgagcgagtgagagagaaaactgCTGTTGATGGCAGCCAAACAAAATTGAGTGAAGAGACACACAGGCTAAGAAGAGAAATAAGAGACCTGTACTGGATACCTGTAACATAAAACAACATGatattgtgttgtttaaaacaaaaaaaacaaaaacaaaaacataagaatTTCTGTGTAGTTTATATTGCATTGTGATATTCAGGGTctattaaaatatttctcagcTTTGTCTCAGGCCCTATTGTCCTGATCCTGACAGTGCATACAAAATGTAGTGTAAATACACCAGAATTAGCAAGAATGCTAAATTTCATCCGTAGTCCCCAACAATGAACATAGAACAATcaaattaattcatttgaacatttctCAGATtatcaatacattttatttgttttcaaatgttaCTACTCTGGGCAACACGGCAGAGtagtggttaacactgttgcaccacaaggtcatgggttcggttcccaacctggggcctttctttttgcatattctccccgtgcctgcattgggtttcctctgggtactctggtttcctcccaccttccaaagacatcatgtttagtttaactggtgactctaaattgtccgtaggtctgaatgtgagtgtgagtggttgttggtctataccccgccctcacccagtgtgagctgggattagctcccCTAcaccctgtgacctggaaatggataagtggtacaaggtgaatgaatgaatgtcactATTCTGTTTCCatgagtatttttttatttcataggTTTGTTTTTACACTGATTAAACAGGTAAAATGCTTTTTGGGTCCAAGTATCAAAGCTGGCTAAGTGGAAAGAAGTGGCTTGGGGAACCTGATGAGGTTCAGGTTCTGGGATGTAAACAACTTGTATTTATATACaacttcatatttaatattacaATTTTTAAAAGTTCTGTGTGCTCCATTTCTGCTGACCTAACCTATAATGGTTTGGTTTATTCCCAGGCGTCACTATATACGAGGCCCTGCCTTACATTGAGCCTGCTGCACTgaactccacacacacacacggccctATTGTCCTGATGGGCTGCCTGCCCCTGCTCGCTCTTGGTAAGATTAGATATGTTAGATACTGATGAGTCTTTTTTTAGATACAGTGATGTGCTACAAGTGTTCCTTACAAGCGTGTGCACTTCCTAAAGTCTTATTGTTTAAGTGAGGTCGCCAAATTGTGTACCACTGTATCTGTGGCGTCCACAACCAAAATCATTACTGACAATATCTGGAAAACAGAGCTAAAGCTGGGGAGGTTGTACTGAACTACAGGGTGGATGGATACACTCTTGTCTGATTAGAAAACCTTCCAGCACATAAAACCTTTTTGATGTGGTTTGCAGGGTCAGACCGCCACTTtggttgaaaatgaaacctCAGAGGATCAGTTACATTGATGCTTTGGTTAATATGAACAATACTTAACCGGAAACACCAGCAActttttttgaagatttttatGAGCCAGTTTCTCCTGAATAACTAAATAAATGCAGGTCCATTCATGTAACATTAAAAAAGCATACAGGGAGCAATGGTTCCCTAAGGGTTGGACCCAAATGACTTATGACCAGTTTCC
Proteins encoded:
- the hacd4 gene encoding very-long-chain (3R)-3-hydroxyacyl-CoA dehydratase 4 isoform X2; amino-acid sequence: MTLLGLTQKLRVGPLTCNQTGKRRRMFSFRLAYIFSYNLLQFCGHTWILANTIARYFTFGRDALADTFYSVGLVMSLCQLLSILELFHIADGIEKARLLPRFIQVMEKNLLLVLVILLEEIQGKPVVCVQFFLWNILDLLRYPHELLCLMDTPSTAMLWTRYTLWIPLYVLSVATEGDWLIRQKSTHGWRRHKSLTSLY
- the hacd4 gene encoding very-long-chain (3R)-3-hydroxyacyl-CoA dehydratase 4 isoform X1 translates to MTLLGLTQKLRVGPLTCNQTGKRRRMFSFRLAYIFSYNLLQFCGHTWILANTIARYFTFGRDALADTFYSVGLVMSLCQLLSILELFHIADGIEKARLLPRFIQVMEKNLLLVLVILLEEIQGKPVVCVQFFLWNILDLLRYPHELLCLMDTPSTAMLWTRYTLWIPLYVLSVATEGVTIYEALPYIEPAALNSTHTHGPIVLMGCLPLLALGASVTVWQLLKERHHHLEKWNKKMKRK